A genomic segment from Aegilops tauschii subsp. strangulata cultivar AL8/78 chromosome 1, Aet v6.0, whole genome shotgun sequence encodes:
- the LOC109746019 gene encoding uncharacterized protein, with amino-acid sequence MADRLVLLVLVVAAASLTVASPVAAARPCNTLFISSHSANANPSNDPDHRSPLTTTVVTVFRIRRFGPHFLRTQGHAHPHLNHHHRHHLHSIPANIQIRRPELPELPHSAAGVAASIQERVKDILVVLVGILFGLGCGALTAASMYLVWSVIAGPGASSHYDELYGDEASDSESPKKVGYVIIPGVEAYDGGKN; translated from the coding sequence ATGGCCGACCGCCTCGTCCTGCTCGTTCTCGTCGTTGCCGCCGCATCCCTCACCGTAGCCTCCCCAGTCGCCGCCGCGCGTCCCTGCAACACCCTCTTCATCTCCTCCCACTCGGCCAACGCTAACCCCAGCAACGACCCCGACCACCGCTCCCCCCTCACCACGACGGTCGTCACCGTCTTCCGCATCCGCCGCTTCGGCCCCCACTTCCTCCGCACCCAAGGCCACGCGCACCCCCACCtcaaccaccaccaccgccaccacctacACTCCATCCCCGCCAACATCCAGATCCGCCGCCCTGAGCTCCCAGAGCTTCCCCACTCCGCGGCCGGCGTTGCCGCGAGCATCCAGGAGCGCGTTAAGGACATCCTCGTGGTCCTCGTCGGGATCCTCTTCGGTCTCGGCTGCGGCGCCCTCACCGCTGCCTCCATGTACCTCGTGTGGTCCGTAATCGCCGGCCCCGGCGCGTCCTCCCACTACGACGAGCTCTACGGCGACGAGGCGTCCGACTCCGAGAGCCCCAAGAAGGTTGGCTATGTCATCATCCCCGGCGTCGAGGCCTACGACGGTGGTAAGAACTAG